A stretch of the Streptomyces sp. WMMB303 genome encodes the following:
- a CDS encoding ABC transporter substrate-binding protein, with product MNRKTVVLPVLAAGMLTPLLAGCGSEKGGSAGGDGIVVGTTDHFAVGKDAPAPFDPAAAYDVAAWGVMRNTFQTLLRFPRTGTSPVMDAAAKCGFTDAANKVYRCTMRKGQTFSNGHTLDAEDVEFSLRRVKRINHKGGPAVLFSNLDRVEADGKSHVVFHLKRPDATFPYKLTTPAAAIVDSRTYPADALTKGDALVGSGPYALEHIDAESAVLAKNPHYSGNLKLQNSRIEMRFFDAAQGMEKALKAGDIDVMGRTISPDQVGRLDDARDKGVELVEQPGQEIRYLAFDTDDRTAGKKAVRKAMAQLVDRKKIVRDAYDRSTEPLYSIVPAGLPAHRNSFFSAYGEPSKAAAERTLRDAGIDKPVKLTLTYTTDHYGGATADEFAVLKKQLNSSGLFDVRTKGVKWDTFRPAATNGKYQVWGYGWYPDFPDADNFVAPFFEKDNFLGSPYTNHEIRDKLVPRSRRQTERSATTATFGRVQDIVAKDVPLLPLWQGKQYLAARDDITGVEWALNSSSVLQLWELGRGRDS from the coding sequence ATGAACCGTAAAACTGTGGTGCTGCCCGTGCTTGCCGCGGGAATGCTCACGCCGCTGCTCGCCGGATGCGGGTCCGAGAAGGGCGGGAGCGCAGGCGGCGACGGCATCGTCGTCGGCACGACGGACCACTTCGCGGTCGGCAAGGACGCGCCGGCCCCCTTCGACCCCGCGGCGGCCTACGACGTCGCGGCCTGGGGCGTCATGCGCAACACCTTCCAGACGCTGCTGCGCTTCCCGCGCACCGGCACCTCGCCGGTGATGGACGCCGCCGCCAAGTGCGGCTTCACCGACGCGGCGAACAAGGTCTACCGCTGCACGATGCGCAAGGGTCAGACGTTCTCCAACGGGCACACACTGGACGCCGAGGACGTCGAGTTCTCACTGCGGCGGGTGAAGCGCATCAACCACAAGGGCGGCCCCGCCGTTCTCTTCAGCAACCTCGACCGCGTCGAGGCCGACGGCAAGAGCCACGTCGTCTTCCACCTCAAGCGGCCCGACGCGACCTTCCCGTACAAGCTGACCACCCCGGCCGCCGCCATCGTGGACAGCCGGACCTACCCGGCCGACGCCCTCACCAAGGGCGACGCGCTGGTCGGTTCGGGTCCCTACGCGCTCGAGCACATCGACGCCGAGTCGGCCGTGCTGGCGAAGAACCCGCACTACAGCGGGAACCTGAAGCTGCAGAACAGCCGGATCGAGATGCGCTTCTTCGACGCCGCACAAGGCATGGAGAAGGCCCTCAAGGCCGGCGACATCGATGTCATGGGCCGGACCATCTCGCCCGACCAGGTCGGCCGGCTCGACGACGCCCGGGACAAGGGTGTCGAACTCGTCGAGCAGCCCGGCCAGGAGATCCGCTACCTCGCCTTCGACACCGACGACCGGACCGCGGGCAAGAAGGCCGTCCGCAAGGCCATGGCCCAGCTCGTCGACCGCAAGAAGATCGTGCGGGACGCCTACGACCGCAGCACCGAGCCGCTCTACAGCATCGTGCCCGCCGGACTCCCGGCGCACCGGAACTCGTTCTTCAGCGCCTACGGCGAACCCAGCAAGGCCGCGGCCGAACGAACCCTGCGCGACGCGGGCATCGACAAGCCCGTCAAGCTCACCCTCACCTACACCACCGACCACTACGGCGGCGCCACAGCCGACGAGTTCGCCGTCCTCAAGAAGCAGCTCAACAGCAGCGGACTGTTCGACGTGCGGACTAAGGGCGTCAAGTGGGACACCTTCCGCCCCGCGGCGACGAACGGCAAGTACCAGGTGTGGGGCTACGGCTGGTACCCGGACTTCCCGGACGCCGACAATTTCGTCGCCCCCTTCTTCGAGAAGGACAACTTCCTCGGCTCGCCCTACACCAACCACGAGATCCGCGACAAGCTCGTGCCCAGGAGCCGCCGCCAGACCGAACGCTCCGCCACCACCGCCACCTTCGGCCGTGTCCAGGACATCGTCGCCAAGGACGTGCCGCTGCTCCCGCTCTGGCAGGGCAAGCAGTACCTCGCGGCCCGCGACGACATCACCGGCGTCGAATGGGCCCTCAACTCCTCCTCCGTGCTCCAGCTGTGGGAGCTGGGCCGCGGCCGCGACTCCTGA
- the dop gene encoding depupylase/deamidase Dop, with product MTVRRVMGIETEYGISVPGHPNANAMLTSSQVVNAYAAAMHRARRARWDFEEENPLRDARGFDLARESADASQLTDEDIGLANVILTNGARLYVDHAHPEYSAPEVTNPRDAVLWDKAGERVMAEAAERAAEVPGTHPIHLYKNNTDNKGASYGTHENYLMKRETPFSEIVRHLTPFFVSRQVVCGAGRVGLGQDGSEHGFQLSQRADYFEVEVGLETTLKRPIINTRDEPHADAEKYRRLHVIIGDANLSEISTYLKLGMTSLVLSMVEDGFIAVDLAVDQPVRTLHQVSHDPTLERLITLRNGRTLTAVQLQMEYYELARKYVEERWGTDADEQTRDVLARWEDVLGRLERDPMSLAGELDWVAKRELMEGYRRRDSLDWDAPRLHLVDLQYADVRPDKGLYNRLVSRGSMQRLLSEEEVKEAAFKPPEDTRAYFRGRCLEQYADDVAAASWDSVIFDLPGRDSLQRVPTLEPLRGTRNHVKELLDRCRTAEELVKVLSGG from the coding sequence ATGACCGTACGGCGCGTAATGGGCATCGAGACCGAGTACGGCATTTCCGTGCCCGGGCACCCCAACGCCAATGCCATGCTCACCTCGTCCCAGGTCGTCAACGCCTACGCGGCGGCGATGCACCGGGCGCGGCGCGCCCGCTGGGACTTCGAGGAGGAGAACCCGCTGCGGGACGCCCGCGGCTTCGACCTGGCCCGCGAGTCGGCCGACGCCAGCCAGCTCACGGACGAGGACATCGGGCTGGCCAACGTCATCCTCACCAACGGCGCCCGCCTCTACGTCGACCACGCCCACCCCGAGTACAGCGCTCCCGAGGTCACCAACCCGCGGGACGCGGTGCTGTGGGACAAGGCGGGCGAGCGGGTGATGGCGGAGGCCGCCGAGCGGGCGGCCGAGGTTCCCGGGACCCATCCGATCCACCTCTACAAGAACAACACCGACAACAAGGGCGCCTCCTACGGCACGCACGAGAACTACCTGATGAAGCGGGAGACCCCGTTCTCGGAGATCGTCCGCCATCTGACGCCCTTCTTCGTGTCCCGGCAGGTCGTGTGCGGTGCGGGACGGGTGGGGCTGGGCCAGGACGGCAGCGAGCACGGCTTCCAGCTCAGCCAGCGCGCCGACTACTTCGAGGTCGAGGTCGGGCTGGAGACGACACTCAAGCGGCCGATCATCAACACCCGGGACGAGCCGCACGCCGACGCGGAGAAGTACCGGCGGCTGCATGTGATCATCGGGGACGCCAACCTCTCGGAGATCTCCACCTACCTCAAGCTGGGCATGACCTCCCTGGTGCTGTCCATGGTCGAGGACGGGTTCATCGCCGTGGACCTCGCCGTCGACCAGCCCGTCCGCACCCTGCACCAGGTCTCGCACGATCCGACACTCGAGCGACTGATCACTCTCCGCAACGGCCGGACGCTGACCGCGGTGCAGCTCCAGATGGAGTACTACGAGCTGGCCCGCAAGTACGTCGAGGAGCGCTGGGGCACCGACGCGGACGAGCAGACCCGCGATGTGCTGGCCCGCTGGGAGGACGTGCTCGGGCGGCTCGAGCGGGACCCGATGAGCCTGGCCGGCGAGCTGGACTGGGTCGCCAAGCGGGAGCTGATGGAGGGCTACCGGCGGCGCGACAGCCTCGACTGGGACGCGCCCCGGCTGCATCTCGTGGATCTCCAGTACGCGGACGTGCGCCCCGACAAGGGCCTCTACAACCGCCTGGTGTCCCGCGGGAGCATGCAGCGCCTGCTGTCCGAGGAGGAGGTCAAGGAGGCCGCCTTCAAGCCCCCTGAGGACACCCGGGCCTACTTCCGCGGCCGCTGTCTGGAGCAGTACGCCGACGATGTGGCCGCGGCCTCCTGGGACTCGGTCATCTTCGACCTCCCCGGCCGTGACTCTCTGCAGCGGGTGCCTACCCTGGAGCCGCTGCGGGGCACCCGTAACCACGTCAAGGAGCTGCTGGACCGCTGCCGCACCGCGGAAGAGCTGGTGAAGGTGCTTTCGGGCGGCTGA
- the arc gene encoding proteasome ATPase — MAAHDDDTNRGARPGRGSEDPSGQVAYLEQEIAVLRRKLADSPRHTRILEERIVELQTNLAGVSAQNERLSTTLREARDQIVALKEEVDRLAQPPAGFGVFLQANEDDTADIFTGGRKLRVNVSPSVDLQSLRRGQELMLNEALNVVEAMEFERAGDIVTLKEVLEDGERALVVGHTDEERVVRLAEPLLNATLRAGDALLLESRSGYVFEVVPKSEVEELVLEEVPDIDYTKIGGLGGQIEQIRDAVELPYLYPDLFREHELRPPKGVLLYGPPGCGKTLIAKAVANSLAKKVAEVTGKPQGKSYFLNIKGPELLNKYVGETERHIRLVFQRAREKAGEGTPVIVFFDEMDSLFRTRGSGVSSDVENTIVPQLLSEIDGVEGLENVIVIGASNREDMIDPAILRPGRLDVKIKIERPDAEAAKDIFSKYLTSNLPLHADDVAEHGGNVEAACAAMIQSVVEQMYAESEENRFLEVTYANGDKEVLYFKDFNSGAMIENIVGRAKKMAIKAYLDHNQKGLRVSHLLSACVDEFKENEDLPNTTNPDDWARISGKKGERIVYIRTLVTGKQGADTGRSIDTVANTGQYL, encoded by the coding sequence GTGGCAGCCCACGACGACGACACCAACCGCGGCGCCCGGCCCGGTCGGGGTTCCGAAGACCCGTCCGGCCAGGTCGCCTACCTTGAGCAGGAGATCGCCGTCCTGCGCCGCAAGCTCGCCGACTCTCCGCGGCACACTCGTATTCTCGAGGAGCGGATCGTCGAGCTGCAGACCAACCTGGCCGGCGTGTCCGCCCAGAACGAGCGGCTCTCCACCACGCTCCGCGAGGCGCGTGACCAGATCGTGGCCCTCAAGGAAGAGGTCGACCGGCTCGCCCAGCCACCCGCGGGCTTCGGCGTCTTCCTGCAGGCCAACGAGGACGACACGGCCGACATCTTCACCGGCGGCCGCAAGCTGCGGGTGAACGTCAGCCCGAGCGTCGACCTCCAGTCGCTCCGGCGCGGCCAGGAGCTCATGCTGAACGAGGCGCTCAACGTGGTCGAGGCCATGGAGTTCGAGCGCGCGGGTGACATCGTCACCCTGAAGGAAGTCCTGGAAGACGGAGAGCGCGCCCTGGTCGTCGGCCACACGGACGAGGAGCGCGTGGTGCGCCTCGCCGAGCCGCTGCTGAACGCCACGCTGCGGGCCGGCGACGCTCTGCTGCTGGAGAGCCGCTCCGGCTACGTCTTCGAGGTCGTGCCCAAGAGCGAGGTCGAGGAACTGGTCCTCGAAGAGGTCCCGGACATCGACTACACCAAGATCGGTGGCCTCGGCGGCCAGATCGAGCAGATCAGGGACGCGGTCGAGCTCCCCTACCTGTACCCGGACCTCTTCCGCGAGCACGAACTGCGTCCGCCCAAGGGCGTCCTGCTCTACGGACCGCCCGGCTGCGGCAAGACGCTCATCGCCAAGGCGGTGGCCAATTCCCTGGCCAAGAAGGTCGCCGAGGTGACGGGCAAACCCCAGGGCAAGAGCTACTTCCTCAACATCAAGGGCCCCGAGCTGCTCAACAAGTACGTGGGCGAGACGGAGCGGCACATCCGCCTCGTCTTCCAGCGGGCCCGGGAGAAGGCCGGCGAGGGCACCCCCGTCATCGTCTTCTTCGACGAGATGGACTCCCTCTTCCGCACCCGCGGCTCGGGGGTGAGCTCGGACGTGGAGAACACCATCGTCCCGCAGCTCCTCTCCGAGATCGACGGCGTGGAGGGGCTGGAGAACGTCATCGTCATCGGCGCCTCGAACCGCGAGGACATGATCGACCCGGCGATCCTGCGCCCCGGCCGGCTGGACGTGAAGATCAAGATCGAGCGTCCGGACGCCGAGGCCGCCAAGGACATCTTCTCCAAGTACCTCACCTCGAACCTGCCGCTCCACGCGGACGACGTCGCGGAGCACGGCGGCAACGTGGAGGCCGCCTGCGCCGCGATGATCCAGTCGGTCGTGGAGCAGATGTACGCGGAGTCGGAGGAGAACCGCTTCCTCGAGGTCACCTATGCCAACGGTGACAAGGAGGTCCTGTACTTCAAGGACTTCAACTCCGGCGCGATGATCGAGAACATCGTCGGCCGGGCCAAGAAGATGGCGATCAAGGCGTATCTGGACCACAACCAGAAGGGCCTGCGCGTCTCCCATCTCCTGTCGGCCTGTGTGGACGAGTTCAAGGAGAACGAGGACCTGCCAAACACCACCAACCCGGACGACTGGGCCCGCATCTCCGGCAAGAAGGGGGAGCGGATCGTCTACATCCGCACCCTCGTCACCGGCAAGCAGGGCGCGGACACCGGCCGGTCCATCGACACCGTCGCCAATACCGGTCAGTACCTGTAG
- a CDS encoding RecB family exonuclease yields MRTSAATPPTSLSPSRAGDFMQCPLLYRFRVIDKLPEKPSAAATRGTVVHAVLERLFDAPAPERSARRARSLVPGEWERLLAKRPELAELFAEDTSDGARLAEWLTEVESLVERWFTLEDPTRLEPAERELFVEARLDSGLRLRGIIDRVDVAPTGEVRIVDYKTGKAPRPEYAEGPLFQMKFYALVLWRLRGVVPRRLQLVFLGSGDVLTYDPGESDLQATERKLLALWDAIGRATETGDWRPRPSKLCGWCDHQAHCPEFGGTPPPYPLTIQPRLPEPRPSAEEGGADGPAPVGGAAPGPGGMEAAGPAEGPRDG; encoded by the coding sequence ATGAGAACCAGCGCGGCCACACCGCCGACCTCGCTGTCGCCCTCCCGGGCGGGGGACTTCATGCAGTGCCCGCTGCTCTACCGCTTCCGGGTGATCGACAAACTGCCGGAGAAGCCTTCCGCCGCCGCCACCCGGGGGACAGTGGTGCACGCGGTGCTGGAGCGGCTCTTCGACGCCCCGGCGCCGGAGCGCAGCGCGCGGCGGGCCCGCTCCCTGGTGCCCGGAGAGTGGGAGCGGCTGCTGGCCAAGCGGCCCGAGCTGGCCGAGCTGTTCGCTGAGGACACCTCCGACGGGGCCCGGTTGGCGGAGTGGCTGACCGAGGTCGAGTCGCTGGTGGAGCGGTGGTTCACGCTGGAGGACCCCACCCGGTTGGAGCCCGCCGAGCGGGAGCTGTTCGTGGAGGCCCGGCTGGATTCGGGGCTGCGGCTGCGCGGGATCATCGACCGGGTGGACGTGGCGCCCACCGGCGAGGTGCGGATCGTCGACTACAAGACGGGCAAGGCGCCGCGCCCGGAGTACGCGGAGGGCCCGCTGTTCCAGATGAAGTTCTACGCCCTGGTGCTGTGGCGGCTGCGCGGCGTGGTGCCGCGGCGGCTGCAGCTGGTCTTCCTGGGCAGCGGCGACGTGCTGACCTACGACCCGGGCGAGAGCGATCTGCAGGCCACCGAGCGCAAGCTGCTGGCGCTGTGGGACGCGATCGGACGGGCGACGGAGACGGGCGACTGGCGGCCGCGGCCGAGCAAGCTGTGCGGCTGGTGCGACCATCAGGCGCACTGCCCGGAGTTCGGCGGCACTCCCCCGCCCTATCCGCTGACGATCCAGCCTCGGCTGCCGGAGCCCCGCCCGTCCGCCGAGGAGGGCGGCGCCGACGGGCCGGCGCCCGTCGGCGGTGCGGCGCCCGGCCCGGGCGGGATGGAGGCCGCGGGGCCTGCGGAGGGGCCGCGGGACGGCTGA
- a CDS encoding HAD family phosphatase produces the protein MAGPSPAVTTLTGEEPELQAVLLDMDGTLVDTEDFWWDAEVAVFAELGHELREEWRSVVVGGPMSRSAGFLIEATAADIGLEELSVLLNARFTERLERGVPLMPGARRLLAELSAHRIPAALVSASHRRVVDRMLTWIGHEHFAFTVAGDELARTKPHPDPYLTAARRLGADPGRCAVLEDTATGVAAAEAAGCHVVAVPSIAPIEPKSGRSIVSSLEEVDLEFLRSRIMVAR, from the coding sequence ATGGCCGGTCCATCCCCCGCTGTCACCACGCTCACGGGTGAGGAGCCCGAGCTGCAGGCCGTACTGCTGGACATGGACGGCACCCTGGTCGACACCGAGGACTTCTGGTGGGACGCGGAGGTCGCGGTCTTCGCCGAGCTGGGGCACGAGCTGCGCGAGGAGTGGCGCAGCGTCGTCGTCGGCGGTCCCATGTCGCGCAGCGCCGGCTTCCTGATCGAGGCGACCGCCGCCGACATCGGCCTGGAGGAGCTCAGTGTGCTGCTGAACGCCAGGTTCACCGAGCGGCTGGAGCGCGGCGTCCCGCTGATGCCCGGTGCTCGCAGACTCCTCGCGGAGCTGTCCGCGCACCGGATCCCCGCGGCGCTGGTCTCCGCCTCGCACCGCAGGGTCGTGGACCGGATGCTCACCTGGATCGGGCACGAGCACTTCGCCTTCACGGTCGCCGGGGACGAGCTGGCCCGGACCAAGCCGCACCCCGACCCGTATCTGACCGCCGCGCGCCGGCTGGGGGCCGACCCCGGGCGCTGTGCGGTGCTGGAGGACACCGCGACGGGGGTCGCCGCGGCGGAGGCCGCCGGCTGCCATGTGGTGGCCGTGCCGTCCATCGCGCCGATCGAGCCCAAGTCCGGTCGCAGCATTGTGAGTTCCCTCGAAGAAGTCGATCTCGAATTCCTCCGTTCGCGGATCATGGTCGCGCGCTGA
- a CDS encoding site-2 protease family protein, with translation MADEDNDGKPRYGGSGEGSGPEGPESRRALPRTPVRPDAPGGGILMGRPFGVPVYVAPSWFLVAILITWVFGGQLDRVLPQLGAVRYLIALFFAVAFYTSVLVHELAHTVAALRFKLPVRRIQLQFFGGVSEIEKESETPGREFVLAFVGPLLSLVLAGVFYAAMRAVEPRTVPGVLLAGLMISNLLVAVFNLLPGLPLDGGRMLRAVVWKISGKPMTGTVAAAWVGRALAVTVLIGLPLATHAGGLSRGSVSGLDSLTDALLAAILAAIIWTGAGNSLRMARLRERLPRLRARTLTRRAVPVETDTPLSEALRRANDAGARALVVVGGRGDPLALVREAAIGSVPEHRRPWVAVSTLAQDLKEGMRVPAELAGEDLLEWLRATPATEYLVVEETGEIYGVLSTADVERAFVEAMSKRPDHTAAGPPG, from the coding sequence GTGGCGGACGAGGACAACGACGGGAAGCCGCGGTACGGCGGCTCCGGCGAGGGGAGCGGTCCCGAGGGGCCGGAGTCCCGCCGGGCGCTCCCTCGCACACCTGTGCGCCCCGATGCGCCGGGCGGCGGCATCCTGATGGGCCGCCCCTTCGGTGTCCCCGTCTACGTCGCCCCCTCCTGGTTCCTCGTCGCCATCCTGATCACCTGGGTCTTCGGCGGCCAGCTCGACCGGGTGCTGCCCCAGCTCGGCGCCGTGCGCTACCTGATCGCGCTCTTCTTCGCGGTCGCCTTCTACACGTCGGTCCTGGTCCACGAGCTCGCCCACACCGTCGCCGCACTCCGCTTCAAGCTCCCCGTCCGCCGCATCCAGCTCCAGTTCTTCGGCGGCGTCTCGGAGATCGAGAAGGAATCCGAGACCCCCGGCCGGGAATTCGTCCTCGCCTTCGTGGGACCCCTGCTCTCCCTCGTGCTGGCCGGCGTCTTCTACGCCGCGATGCGCGCCGTGGAGCCCCGCACCGTGCCCGGCGTACTGCTGGCCGGCCTGATGATCTCCAACCTCCTGGTCGCCGTCTTCAACCTGCTGCCCGGCCTCCCCCTGGACGGCGGCCGGATGCTGCGAGCCGTCGTCTGGAAGATCAGCGGCAAGCCGATGACCGGCACCGTCGCCGCCGCATGGGTCGGCCGCGCACTCGCCGTCACCGTCCTGATCGGCCTGCCGCTGGCCACCCACGCGGGCGGCCTGTCCCGGGGCAGCGTCAGCGGCCTCGACTCCCTCACCGACGCGCTGCTGGCCGCCATCCTCGCCGCCATCATCTGGACCGGAGCCGGCAACAGCCTGCGGATGGCCCGGCTGCGCGAGCGCCTCCCCCGGCTCCGCGCCCGCACCCTCACCCGGCGGGCCGTCCCCGTCGAGACCGACACCCCGCTCTCCGAGGCCCTCCGCCGCGCCAACGACGCCGGCGCCCGCGCCCTGGTCGTCGTCGGCGGCCGGGGCGACCCGCTCGCCCTGGTGCGGGAGGCCGCCATCGGCTCCGTCCCCGAGCACCGCCGCCCCTGGGTCGCGGTCAGCACCCTCGCGCAGGACCTCAAGGAGGGCATGCGGGTCCCCGCCGAGCTCGCCGGCGAAGACCTGCTGGAATGGCTCCGCGCCACCCCGGCCACCGAGTACCTGGTCGTGGAGGAGACCGGCGAGATCTACGGCGTGCTCTCCACCGCCGACGTCGAGCGCGCCTTCGTGGAGGCCATGTCCAAGCGCCCCGACCACACCGCGGCCGGACCGCCCGGCTGA
- a CDS encoding response regulator transcription factor — MAIRVLLVDDQPLLRTGFRMILEAEQDIAVVGEAGDGLQALDQVRALQPDVVLMDIRMPRMDGVEATRRITGPAKDGPAKVLVLTTFDLDEYVVEALRAGASGFLLKDAPAGELVQAIRVVAAGEAMLAPSITRRLLDKYAGKLPSGEEPVPDTLHQLTEREVEVLKLVARGLSNAEIAADLFVSETTVKTHVGHVLTKLGLRDRVQAAVYAYESGLVRPGSA; from the coding sequence GTGGCAATCCGCGTACTGCTGGTCGACGACCAGCCGCTGCTGCGTACCGGCTTCCGGATGATTCTGGAGGCCGAGCAGGACATAGCGGTGGTCGGTGAGGCAGGGGACGGTCTGCAGGCGCTGGACCAGGTACGGGCCCTGCAGCCGGATGTGGTCCTGATGGACATCCGGATGCCCCGGATGGACGGGGTGGAGGCCACCCGCCGGATCACCGGACCGGCCAAGGACGGCCCGGCGAAAGTTCTGGTGCTCACCACCTTCGACCTGGACGAGTACGTGGTGGAGGCGCTGCGGGCCGGTGCCAGCGGATTCCTCCTGAAGGACGCACCCGCCGGTGAGCTGGTGCAGGCCATCCGGGTGGTGGCGGCGGGAGAGGCGATGCTGGCGCCGAGCATCACCCGCCGGCTGCTGGACAAGTACGCGGGGAAGCTGCCCTCGGGCGAGGAGCCGGTGCCGGACACCCTGCACCAGTTGACCGAGCGCGAGGTGGAGGTGCTGAAGCTGGTGGCGCGGGGACTGTCGAACGCGGAGATCGCGGCGGATCTGTTCGTGAGCGAGACGACGGTCAAGACGCATGTCGGCCATGTGCTCACCAAGCTGGGGCTGCGGGACCGGGTGCAGGCCGCGGTGTACGCCTACGAGAGCGGTCTGGTCCGCCCCGGGTCGGCCTGA
- a CDS encoding tRNA (adenine-N1)-methyltransferase, translating into MSEPTGAARRRGPFKVGDQVQLTDPKGRHYTITLEEGKSFHTHKGAFPHDELIGAPEGSVVRTTGNVAYLALRPLLPDYVLSMPRGAAVVYPKDAGQVLAMADIFPGARIVEAGVGSGSLSTFLLRAIGDQGMLHSYERRADFAEIARQNVERYFGSPHPAWTLTVGDLQDNLADADVDRVILDMLAPWECLEAVSKALVPGGILCAYVATTTQMARMVESIREFGTFNEPQAWETMVRNWHIEGLAVRPDHRMIGHTGFLLTARRLADGVEPPLRRRRPAKGAYGEDYTGPGSQSGGRTS; encoded by the coding sequence ATGTCCGAACCGACCGGTGCCGCCCGCCGTCGCGGGCCCTTCAAGGTCGGGGACCAGGTCCAGCTCACCGACCCCAAGGGACGCCACTACACGATCACCCTCGAAGAGGGGAAGAGCTTCCACACCCACAAGGGAGCCTTTCCCCACGACGAGCTGATCGGTGCGCCCGAGGGGAGTGTCGTCCGTACCACCGGAAACGTCGCCTACCTCGCGCTGCGCCCCCTGCTCCCCGACTATGTCCTGTCCATGCCCCGGGGAGCCGCCGTCGTCTACCCCAAGGACGCCGGCCAGGTGCTCGCCATGGCCGACATCTTCCCCGGCGCCCGCATCGTCGAGGCGGGAGTCGGCTCCGGCTCGCTGAGCACCTTCCTGCTCCGCGCCATCGGCGACCAGGGGATGCTCCACTCATACGAGCGGCGAGCCGACTTCGCCGAGATCGCCCGGCAGAACGTCGAGCGCTACTTCGGCAGCCCCCACCCCGCCTGGACGCTGACCGTCGGCGATCTCCAGGACAACCTCGCCGACGCCGACGTGGACCGGGTCATCCTCGACATGCTCGCCCCCTGGGAGTGCCTCGAGGCCGTGTCCAAGGCCCTGGTGCCCGGCGGCATCCTGTGCGCCTACGTCGCCACCACCACGCAGATGGCGCGGATGGTCGAGTCCATCCGCGAATTCGGCACCTTCAACGAACCCCAGGCGTGGGAGACGATGGTGCGCAACTGGCACATCGAGGGCCTCGCCGTCCGGCCCGACCACCGCATGATCGGCCACACCGGCTTCCTGCTCACCGCCCGCCGACTGGCCGACGGGGTCGAACCCCCGCTGCGCCGCCGCCGCCCCGCCAAGGGCGCCTACGGTGAGGACTACACCGGCCCCGGCAGCCAGTCCGGCGGCCGCACCTCCTAG